One genomic region from Cucumis melo cultivar AY chromosome 9, USDA_Cmelo_AY_1.0, whole genome shotgun sequence encodes:
- the LOC103504537 gene encoding plasmodesmata-located protein 6-like, producing the protein MSATERRFSFSSFLTFLYGAIVILTPPSSSASLDTFVFVGCTIQKYIPNSPYDSNLNLLLTRLVASAASATYGNFTVLGSASQNTIYGLYQCRGDLNSGDCSQCVAGAVSRLGTICSDACGGALQLEGCFVKYDNKSFFGVEDKTVVVKKCGASIGSDVDALTGVDAALEYLVSSGGTYKTGGSGDVRSVAQCVGDLSASECQDCVSDAIGRLKSACGPYSWGDLFLAKCYARFTRGADHAQDNGNGFGYANANANGNKESKGNDNETNKTLAIIIGLIAAVALLILFITYLNKKCEKGKGCK; encoded by the exons ATGTCGGCAACTGAAAGACGattttctttctcttcattTCTGACATTTCTGTACGGAGCCATCGTAATTCTGACACCTCCTTCGTCCTCCGCTTCCTTAGACACCTTCGTCTTCGTCGGCTGCACAATCCAAAAATACATTCCCAATTCCCCTTACGATTCCAATCTCAACTTACTCCTCACCCGCCTCGTCGCCTCCGCTGCTTCCGCCACTTACGGCAACTTCACCGTCCTCGGCTCCGCCTCACAAAACACCATCTACGGCCTCTACCAATGCCGGGGCGACCTCAACTCCGGGGACTGCTCTCAGTGCGTCGCTGGAGCGGTCAGCCGTCTCGGAACCATCTGTAGCGACGCGTGCGGCGGCGCGTTGCAACTGGAGGGGTGTTTCGTGAAGTACGACAACAAAAGCTTCTTTGGAGTAGAGGACAAGACGGTTGTGGTGAAGAAATGTGGGGCGTCGATTGGGTCTGACGTGGACGCGTTGACTGGGGTTGATGCCGCGCTGGAGTATTTGGTTAGCAGTGGTGGGACCTACAAAACAGGTGGATCCGGGGATGTACGGAGCGTGGCGCAGTGCGTTGGGGATTTGAGTGCGAGCGAGTGTCAGGATTGTGTTTCTGATGCCATCGGACGGCTGAAATCTGCTTGTGGCCCTTACTCTTGGGGTGATTTGTTCTTGGCTAAATGCTACGCGCGCTTTACTAGAGGTGCTGATCACGCCCAAGATAATGGAAATGGCTTTGGTTATGCAAATGCAAATGCTAATGGAAATA AAGAGTCAAAAGGCAATGACAATGAGACGAACAAGACATTAGCAATAATTATTGGACTCATTGCAGCGGTTGCCTTGCTCATCTTATTCATCACTTACCTCAACAAAAAATGTGAGAAGGGAAAAG GTTGTAAGTAA